The Cryptococcus neoformans var. neoformans B-3501A chromosome 7, whole genome shotgun sequence genome window below encodes:
- a CDS encoding 40S ribosomal protein S27 (Match to ESTs gb|CF192516.1|CF192516, gb|CF191550.1|CF191550, gb|CF188207.1|CF188207; HMMPfam hit to Ribosomal_S27e, Ribosomal protein S27, score: 129.6, E(): 7.2e-36) gives MVLAIDLINRPASVQARTHKLKKIVPEPNSFFMDVKCPGCFAITTVFSHASTVVQCQGCATALCQPTGGKAKLTEGCSFRRKN, from the exons ATG GTTCTTGCCATCGACCTCATCAACCGACCTGCCTCTGTCCAGGCTCGTACCcacaagctcaagaagatCGTCCCTGAGCCCAACTCTTTCTTCATGGACGTCAAGTGCCCTGGGTGCTTTGCCATCAC CACTGTCTTCTCCCACGCCTCTACCGTCGTTCAGTGCCAAGGATGCGCCACCGCTCTTTGCCAACCCACCGGTGGTAAGGCCAAGTTGACTGAAG GCTGCTCTTTCCGCCGAAAGAACTAA